A DNA window from Chiroxiphia lanceolata isolate bChiLan1 chromosome 6, bChiLan1.pri, whole genome shotgun sequence contains the following coding sequences:
- the SIX4 gene encoding homeobox protein SIX4, with protein sequence MSSASPATDDIVIAVEIKEENVMEMLSEAPEAPAPPPPPAAAPFPMEHAGSAAAGEEGAAEQVLLHTELLARNHHAASSPSSSSSSSSSSSSSQTPLAFSPDHVACVCEALQQGGNLDRLARFLWSLPPSDLLRGNESLMKARALVAFHQGIYAELYSILESHNFDSSNHPLLQELWYKARYTEAERARGRPLGAVDKYRLRRKYPLPRTIWDGEETVYCFKEKSRNALKELYKQNRYPSPAEKRNLAKITGLSLTQVSNWFKNRRQRDRNPSETQSKSESDGNPSTEDESSKGQEDLSPHPLSSSSDGVTSLSLPGHMEPVYMQQLGNTKIALSSSGVLLNGNLVPASTSPVFLNGSSFLQGPNGVILNGLSVGTSQTVTLNSPKTASSIVSNGVSITDIISSSSEDVKDFKLLQASVPNATAATFSPSNIPVSFPGLIPSSEVKREGVETAASQDGGSVVTFTAPVQINQYGIVQIPNSGTNGQLLNGSIGFSSLQLPPVSVAASQGNVSVNPSTSDGGTFTTDSSTVQQGKVFFSPLAPSAVVYTVPNSGQAVGSVKQEGLERSLVFSQLMPVSQNTQLNVNMSSENISSGGLQSLASSLVNVTPSHNFSLTPPTLLNAAELNSGISESQSMSSPVTSTSTVISISNTNYATLQNCSLITSQDLLSISTAQPVLGEVVSTSGDRVSHPSAQVHQDFGREHRLVLQAVPDVKENFLPNSESKSTGNLMMLDSKSKYVMSNIVDTVCEELETDKKELAKLQTVQIDEDMQDL encoded by the exons ATGTCTTCTGCCTCCCCTGCCACGGACGACATCGTGATCGCGGTGGAGATCAAGGAGGAAAATGTGATGGAAATGCTCTCGGAAGCCCCCGAggcgcccgcgccgccgccccctcccGCCGCTGCCCCGTTCCCCATGGAGCACGCAGGCTCCGCCGCCGCTGGTGAGGAGGGAGCCGCGGAACAGGTACTGCTCCACACTGAACTCCTGGCCAGGAACCACCACgctgcctcctctccctcctcttcatcttcctcctcctcctcctcctcctcctcgcagACCCCTCTGGCTTTCTCCCCGGACCACGTCGCCTGCGTGTGCGAGGCGCTGCAGCAAGGTGGGAACCTGGACCGCCTGGCCAGGTTCCTGTGGTCTTTGCCCCCGAGCGATCTGCTACGTGGCAACGAGAGCCTGATGAAAGCCCGGGCGCTGGTGGCTTTCCACCAGGGCATCTACGCCGAGCTCTACAGCATCCTGGAGAGCCACAACTTCGACTCCTCCAACCACccgctgctgcaggagctctggtaCAAGGCTCGCTACACCGAGGCGGAGCGAGCCCGGGGCAGACCTTTGGGGGCGGTGGACAAGTACAGGCTCCGGAGGAAATACCCCCTGCCCAGGACCATCTGGGACGGCGAGGAGACGGTCTACTGCTTCAAGGAGAAGTCCCGCAACGCGCTGAAGGAGCTCTACAAGCAGAACCGATACCCCTCGCCCGCCGAGAAGCGCAACCTGGCCAAGATCACCGGGCTGTCCCTCACCCAGGTCAGCAACTGGTTCAAGAATCGCAGGCAGCGGGACCGCAACCCTTCCGAGACCCAGTCCAAAAG CGAGTCAGATGGCAACCCTAGCACAGAAGATGAATCCAGTAAGGGACAGGAGGATTTATCTCCCCATCCACTCTCCAGCTCATCCGATGGCGTTACCAGCCTCAGCCTTCCCGGCCACATGGAACCCGTCTACATGCAGCAGCTTGGAAACACTAAAATAGCCTTGAGCTCGTCTGGTGTCTTGCTGAATGGAAACCTTGTGCCTGCCAGTACCTCTCCTGTCTTCCTCAATGGTAGCTCTTTTCTTCAGGGACCCAACGGTGTCATACTCAATGGACTCAGCGTGGGCACTTCGCAGACAGTTACCTTAAATTCGCCCAAAACTGCGTCGAGCATTGTGAGCAACGGGGTGTCCATTACTGACATAATATCATCGTCATCAGAAGATGTTAAAGACTTCAAACTCCTTCAGGCTTCTGTCCCCAACGCCACAGCAGCCACATTCAGCCCTAGCAACATCCCAGTCTCTTTCCCAGGATTGATACCGAGCTCAGAGGTGAAAAGGGAAGGCGTAGaaactgctgcttcccaagATGGAGGCTCTGTAGTTACTTTTACTGCTCCTGTCCAAATAAACCAGTATGGCATTGTCCAGATCCCCAATTCAGGAACAAATGGCCAGCTGCTGAACGGAAGCAttggtttttcttctctgcagctgcctcctgtTTCTGTGGCAGCTTCACAAG GTAATGTTTCAGTAAATCCCAGCACATCTGATGGAGGAACTTTCACAACTGACTCTTCAACAGTGCAGCAAGGAAAGGTTTTCTTCAGCCCCCTCGCTCCGAGTGCAGTGGTTTATACAGTTCCCAATTCGGGCCAGGCAGTAGGCTCTGTCAAGCAAGAAGGACTGGAAAGAAGCCTGGTGTTTTCTCAGTTGATGCCAGTCAGTCAGAACACACAATTAAACGTAAACATGTCTTCTGAAAATATATCCAGCGGAGGACTCCAGTCCCTGGCCTCCTCGTTAGTGAATGTAACGCCCTCCCATAATTTTTCCCTCACGCCACCAACTCttttaaatgctgcagaacTGAACTCTGGTATCTCGGAGAGCCAGTCCATGTCATCACCCGTGACCAGTACCTCTACAGTGATATCTATCAGCAACACTAACTATGCAACCCTTCAGAACTGTTCCCTCATTACCAGTCAAGATCTGTTGTCCATTTCCACTGCACAGCCCGTGCTTGGAGAAGTAGTTTCTACGAGCGGAGACCGTGTCAGCCACCCCTCTGCACAAGTACACCAGGATTTTGGCAGGGAGCACAGGTTAGTCCTGCAAGCCGTACCTGACGTCAAAGAGAATTTCTTACCTAATTCTGAGAGCAAGTCAACTGGCAATTTAATGATGCTGGATTCCAAATCCAAGTATGTTATGAGTAACATAGTTGAcacagtttgtgaagaactggaAACGGACAAAAAAGAACTTGCCAAACTGCAGACAGTTCAGATAGATGAAGATATGCAAGacttgtaa